A DNA window from SAR324 cluster bacterium contains the following coding sequences:
- a CDS encoding beta-ketoacyl synthase N-terminal-like domain-containing protein → MSLKSSSKSNRLADSPIAVVGLSALFPGAKDLQNYWNNILSGNDFLQEIPSNRWNLEDYYDPDPSKSDKTYCKKGGFVPEIDFNPVDFGLPPKILEVTDSSQLLTLVLAKTALLDAGIGEEESPILSKTGIILGVCGGQKLMGSLTSRLQEPIWRSVLSSAGLDQETSEELVKRFKSAYVRWEENSFPGLLGNVIAGRVANRLNLGGTNCVVDAACGSSLAAMKMAISELREGRCDVMLTGGVDTDNSPFMYMCFSKTPAFTKRDQVQPFDKNSEGIMIGEGLGLVVLKRLEDAERDGDRIYAKIIGVGSSSDGRFKSIYAPREEGQVLAIQRAQADANVENNSGIGLIEAHGTGTKAGDITEFSGLRTAYASEQKNQIALGTVKAQIGHTKAAAGVAGFIKIALSLHHKILPPLNQLETPHPDLRLSETPFYFCKKSRPWIRGSHPRRAGVSAFGFGGSNFHFILEEDQTDSTYYRLNRVPQPVLLSAENPLELQELCKTLLDQLSSTPEAGHKDLLEKGNQAKPPAKDHARLGFVTHSPGESIQALQEALITWGKEPEKFEWSQKSSLFYRQSGLDCEGKVAALFCGQGSQYLQMGRELFLEFPEIQFDFQEIDQLFREDERDPLSKLVFAISSFEENEQETQNLQLQKTENAQPAIGALSGGMFRLLQARGLQVDFTSGHSFGELSALWAAGVINDDDYYRLAVARGKAMAAPDDPDFDAGTMMAVMGKVETVEGLLEDFPDLKVANFNSNKQVVIAGPKEQIEKAFAFFKSKRFSVIPLPVSAAFHTPLVGHAQKPFSLAIQSSQFNKARVPVFSNQTAKAYPTEPIKIKEMLQAHILESVRFKQQIENLYEAGARVFIEFGPKNVLTKLTENILQGKEIYGVALNPNPKEDSSRQFREAFIRLQVLGLPLTKLDPHQREYQSFVTSPSKANVRLHGGNYVSETTRSEFAKFIGKDCEIQSLKRTSTHEPNHSEGEAKPNLKITENATPYPTPKTLTKNPVNNKEQDSSNYHPIQDFYQHQQEVLKTHQQYLAQQMEYARAFWQVLQQFSRDSDGKLTDLPAGVQQNLQWFHQHQQETLKIHEQYLKGQSEQTQIALQWGLNTEGNVSQMPRIPSLSTVSTSSPVQSEVLPKFNPPTEFISAPTINLSPSLPVPNSTISAPQGAPEFSASYSKPISSSVSQTTIVSSSVQIVLLEIVAEKTGYPTEMLEIDMDLEADLGIDSIKRVEILGALQEKLPDLKVQADELAEQRTLGQILNILQPEETTLNPSFSNNESSPDSENSTPNIQDILLNIVADKTGYPNDMLELNMDLEADLGIDSIKRVEILGALQENLPDLQVQADELADRRTLGEILETFSADPPKKKI, encoded by the coding sequence ATGTCTCTCAAGAGTTCTAGTAAATCCAATCGCTTGGCTGATTCCCCAATCGCAGTTGTTGGACTTTCCGCACTTTTTCCAGGTGCAAAAGATCTCCAGAATTATTGGAACAACATCCTCTCAGGTAATGATTTCCTCCAAGAGATTCCTTCGAATCGTTGGAATCTTGAAGATTACTACGATCCTGATCCAAGCAAATCAGACAAAACCTACTGTAAGAAGGGCGGATTTGTTCCAGAAATTGATTTCAACCCAGTGGATTTTGGGCTTCCTCCAAAAATCCTTGAAGTCACTGACTCATCACAGTTATTGACTCTGGTCTTAGCAAAGACCGCTTTGCTTGATGCTGGAATAGGAGAAGAAGAGTCACCAATATTATCTAAAACTGGAATCATTCTTGGAGTTTGTGGCGGGCAGAAGTTGATGGGTTCTTTAACTTCTCGACTACAAGAACCCATCTGGAGATCAGTTCTTTCGAGTGCTGGTCTTGACCAAGAAACCTCCGAAGAACTGGTTAAACGATTTAAGTCTGCCTACGTCAGGTGGGAAGAAAACTCATTTCCGGGACTCCTTGGGAATGTGATTGCTGGAAGAGTCGCCAATCGGCTTAATCTTGGCGGCACCAATTGTGTTGTAGACGCTGCTTGTGGAAGTTCCCTGGCTGCAATGAAGATGGCCATTTCCGAACTCAGGGAAGGACGCTGTGATGTGATGTTGACTGGTGGAGTCGACACAGACAACTCCCCCTTCATGTATATGTGTTTCAGTAAAACACCCGCCTTCACTAAACGTGATCAGGTCCAGCCTTTTGACAAAAATTCGGAAGGCATCATGATCGGTGAAGGTTTAGGCTTGGTGGTTTTGAAGCGTTTGGAAGACGCTGAGCGCGATGGTGATCGCATCTATGCTAAAATTATAGGTGTTGGTTCCTCAAGTGATGGACGTTTCAAAAGCATCTATGCTCCCAGGGAAGAGGGTCAAGTTTTAGCTATTCAAAGGGCTCAGGCTGATGCAAATGTAGAAAATAATTCAGGAATTGGACTAATAGAAGCACACGGAACAGGGACTAAGGCAGGTGACATTACTGAGTTTTCTGGACTCAGGACTGCTTACGCGTCTGAGCAGAAAAACCAGATTGCCTTGGGAACCGTTAAGGCTCAAATTGGTCACACGAAGGCTGCAGCTGGTGTAGCAGGGTTTATAAAGATCGCTCTTTCACTTCACCACAAAATCCTTCCACCTCTCAATCAACTGGAAACTCCCCATCCAGATCTACGATTAAGTGAAACTCCCTTCTATTTCTGCAAAAAATCAAGACCTTGGATCAGGGGTTCACATCCCAGGCGGGCAGGTGTCAGCGCTTTTGGGTTTGGTGGAAGTAATTTTCATTTTATTTTGGAGGAAGATCAAACTGACTCGACCTATTACAGGTTGAATCGAGTTCCACAGCCTGTTCTGCTTTCCGCAGAGAATCCTTTAGAACTCCAAGAACTTTGTAAAACCCTATTAGATCAACTCTCTTCAACTCCAGAAGCAGGACATAAGGATCTCTTAGAAAAGGGCAATCAGGCAAAACCACCAGCTAAGGATCATGCTCGATTAGGATTTGTAACTCACTCCCCTGGTGAGTCGATCCAAGCATTGCAAGAGGCCCTGATTACTTGGGGAAAAGAACCTGAAAAATTTGAGTGGAGCCAAAAATCTAGTCTTTTCTATCGGCAGTCAGGGTTGGATTGTGAGGGAAAAGTTGCAGCTTTGTTTTGTGGACAAGGGTCCCAATATCTGCAAATGGGCCGAGAACTTTTTCTTGAATTCCCTGAAATCCAATTTGATTTTCAAGAAATTGATCAACTCTTTCGAGAGGATGAGAGAGATCCACTTTCAAAACTAGTATTTGCGATTTCAAGTTTTGAGGAAAATGAGCAAGAGACCCAAAACCTACAACTACAAAAAACTGAGAATGCTCAACCTGCGATTGGTGCTCTAAGTGGAGGAATGTTCCGGTTGCTGCAAGCAAGAGGGCTACAGGTGGATTTCACCTCTGGGCACAGCTTTGGTGAATTAAGCGCTCTCTGGGCTGCAGGAGTAATCAACGACGATGACTATTACAGATTAGCTGTAGCACGGGGTAAAGCTATGGCTGCACCAGATGATCCAGATTTTGACGCTGGAACCATGATGGCTGTGATGGGCAAGGTAGAAACAGTTGAGGGACTCTTGGAGGACTTTCCAGATTTGAAAGTCGCTAATTTCAATTCGAACAAGCAAGTTGTGATCGCTGGGCCAAAAGAACAGATCGAAAAAGCATTTGCATTCTTTAAATCAAAGCGGTTTTCGGTGATCCCACTCCCAGTTTCTGCAGCTTTCCACACTCCTTTAGTGGGTCACGCCCAAAAACCTTTTTCATTAGCCATTCAAAGTTCTCAATTCAATAAAGCCAGGGTTCCAGTATTCTCGAATCAAACAGCAAAGGCCTATCCCACGGAACCCATTAAAATCAAAGAAATGCTGCAAGCACACATTTTGGAGTCCGTTCGATTCAAACAACAAATTGAAAACTTATACGAAGCAGGTGCCCGTGTTTTTATCGAATTCGGACCCAAGAATGTGCTAACCAAACTCACAGAGAACATCCTTCAAGGCAAAGAGATTTATGGAGTTGCATTAAATCCCAATCCAAAAGAAGACAGTTCACGCCAGTTTCGGGAAGCATTTATTCGACTTCAGGTTTTGGGTTTACCGCTTACAAAATTAGATCCTCATCAACGTGAATATCAGTCCTTTGTAACCAGTCCCTCCAAAGCGAATGTTCGATTACATGGAGGCAACTATGTTAGTGAGACGACTAGGTCAGAATTTGCAAAGTTCATTGGGAAAGATTGCGAAATCCAAAGTTTGAAAAGAACCTCTACACATGAACCCAATCACTCTGAGGGTGAGGCAAAGCCCAACTTAAAAATCACCGAAAACGCAACTCCCTATCCAACCCCAAAAACATTGACGAAAAATCCAGTGAATAACAAAGAGCAAGACTCGTCTAACTACCATCCCATTCAGGATTTCTATCAGCATCAACAAGAGGTGCTCAAAACGCACCAACAGTATCTAGCCCAACAGATGGAATATGCTCGAGCTTTTTGGCAAGTACTTCAGCAATTTAGCCGTGATTCTGATGGTAAGTTGACTGATTTGCCCGCAGGCGTTCAACAAAATTTACAGTGGTTCCATCAGCACCAGCAAGAAACGCTTAAGATTCACGAACAATATCTAAAGGGACAAAGCGAACAAACACAAATAGCTCTGCAATGGGGTCTTAATACTGAAGGTAATGTTAGTCAAATGCCCAGAATTCCCTCATTAAGTACGGTTTCAACAAGTAGTCCAGTTCAGTCAGAGGTGCTACCGAAATTTAATCCCCCAACAGAATTCATTTCTGCACCAACTATAAACTTAAGCCCATCTCTACCCGTACCAAATTCCACAATATCTGCACCTCAGGGTGCACCTGAATTCAGTGCTTCATATTCTAAACCGATTAGCAGTTCTGTCTCCCAAACAACCATTGTCTCAAGCTCAGTTCAGATTGTTCTCCTTGAAATCGTTGCTGAAAAAACTGGCTATCCGACAGAAATGTTGGAGATAGATATGGACTTAGAAGCTGACCTAGGCATTGACTCCATCAAAAGAGTTGAAATCCTCGGTGCACTCCAAGAAAAACTTCCTGATCTGAAAGTCCAAGCTGATGAACTAGCCGAGCAAAGAACTCTGGGACAGATTTTAAATATTCTTCAACCTGAAGAAACCACACTGAACCCTTCCTTCTCAAATAACGAAAGCTCCCCTGATTCAGAAAATTCAACCCCAAATATTCAGGATATCCTCCTGAATATTGTCGCAGACAAGACTGGTTATCCAAATGATATGCTCGAATTGAACATGGATCTTGAGGCTGACCTCGGCATTGATTCCATCAAAAGAGTCGAAATCCTCGGTGCTCTGCAAGAAAACCTTCCTGATCTGCAAGTCCAAGCCGATGAATTAGCTGATCGTAGAACACTTGGTGAAATTCTTGAGACTTTTTCTGCGGATCCTCCAAAAAAAAAAATCTGA
- a CDS encoding SDR family NAD(P)-dependent oxidoreductase: MKQIKWSPHEDAMSLREEINKILLGNQLFQGVIWLHPRKIESKEELDTDGDVWLQHALIFSGAIKSRLASDSAILYVAQGSGKLGSSENGSFQVAQSLSALAKTVQAEWVATHGRYIDLHRDFESAKFADLVWQEWNDPNLSRNQVGWDQNLQRWEFERVLHVPQLTQQELPLSSRVWLVSGGAKGVTSDCLLALAKQSPDTFILLGRTALAEEPAWASEVPDKDLKEAVLKKITNKREKTNPKLINQMIKQVQASREIIRTIQKLKELGATPIYVQANISDQSGLGDTIKPITEQHGEITGLIHGAGVLADRKLEQKLIKDFDLVYGTKINGFRNLWKVLDSSKLSHVLLFSSGAGFFGNPGQSDYAIANETINQIAWDLHKNHPHVKVVSYNWGPWDGGMVDENLKKLFQQRGVQVIPRGEGAKIFAETALSNNQLPSPVLVVGNDIRGKDLPISPKNWEESITLKLVDNTLFTEHSIGGVPVLPATYALALLLRSSEDHYQGYKVEKFQNFKVLQGLRFDEQISNCFTIKSSFVSESNETIQISVALQSSEKKKSLPKQHYHVEVVLAASAPQPTGQIVAHPWEPSLFEAYENGTLFHENYFKVLSTSSNAKNGISSFDVNLPQVPTEKIKNWVENQFAPLLLDAGLQAMLVKGREMTNLPSLPLSIESGSFLAPLRSSKYRIKIEDEKLSGTSQLLANLVFLDESNNCVLRFEGVAVTFSKKLKPLFQNKSKG, translated from the coding sequence ATGAAGCAAATTAAGTGGAGTCCACATGAAGATGCGATGAGTCTGAGAGAAGAAATCAACAAAATTCTTTTGGGCAACCAGCTATTCCAAGGTGTTATTTGGTTACATCCCAGGAAAATTGAATCTAAAGAAGAATTGGATACTGATGGGGATGTCTGGCTTCAACATGCTTTGATTTTTTCTGGTGCCATAAAGAGTAGGTTAGCTTCAGACAGCGCTATCTTATACGTAGCTCAAGGATCTGGAAAGCTTGGTTCCTCTGAAAATGGATCATTCCAAGTTGCTCAAAGCCTTTCTGCTTTGGCAAAAACAGTTCAGGCTGAATGGGTCGCCACTCATGGGCGTTATATTGATTTACATAGAGATTTTGAATCAGCAAAGTTTGCTGATTTAGTATGGCAGGAATGGAATGACCCAAATCTGAGTCGAAACCAAGTTGGGTGGGATCAAAATCTCCAAAGATGGGAATTTGAAAGAGTTCTTCATGTCCCTCAGTTAACTCAACAAGAACTACCTCTTTCATCCAGAGTTTGGCTTGTTAGTGGCGGTGCCAAAGGAGTCACCTCAGATTGCCTGCTCGCACTTGCCAAACAAAGTCCAGACACTTTCATTTTACTCGGAAGGACAGCACTTGCAGAGGAACCAGCCTGGGCTTCTGAAGTCCCTGACAAAGATTTAAAAGAAGCTGTCTTGAAGAAAATCACAAATAAAAGAGAGAAGACAAACCCCAAGTTGATTAATCAGATGATCAAGCAGGTTCAAGCAAGCCGTGAAATCATCCGAACGATCCAAAAGCTCAAGGAATTGGGGGCAACTCCTATTTATGTTCAAGCAAACATCTCCGATCAGAGTGGATTGGGAGATACCATTAAGCCAATCACCGAGCAACATGGAGAGATCACTGGTCTGATTCATGGAGCAGGTGTTCTTGCTGATCGGAAGCTTGAACAAAAATTGATTAAGGATTTTGATCTAGTTTATGGCACAAAGATCAACGGATTCCGTAATCTTTGGAAAGTGCTAGATTCTTCAAAACTTAGCCATGTCTTGTTATTTTCTTCAGGAGCAGGTTTTTTTGGAAATCCAGGGCAGTCGGATTACGCAATTGCCAATGAAACGATAAATCAAATAGCTTGGGATCTACACAAAAACCATCCACACGTTAAGGTCGTCAGTTACAATTGGGGTCCTTGGGATGGAGGAATGGTGGATGAGAATTTGAAAAAACTTTTTCAGCAGAGAGGGGTTCAAGTCATCCCGAGAGGAGAAGGCGCAAAGATCTTTGCAGAAACAGCTTTAAGCAATAATCAACTTCCTTCACCAGTTTTAGTCGTTGGCAACGATATTCGGGGAAAAGATTTACCCATTTCCCCAAAAAATTGGGAAGAGTCGATTACTCTAAAACTCGTAGACAACACTCTTTTCACAGAACACTCGATTGGAGGGGTTCCTGTTCTGCCAGCGACCTACGCACTTGCTTTGCTTCTCCGATCGTCAGAGGATCACTATCAAGGTTACAAAGTCGAAAAATTTCAAAATTTTAAAGTTCTTCAGGGACTCCGCTTTGATGAACAGATCTCGAATTGTTTTACGATTAAGAGCAGTTTTGTAAGTGAATCTAATGAAACGATTCAAATTAGTGTTGCTTTACAAAGCTCAGAGAAGAAGAAATCACTCCCTAAACAACACTATCATGTCGAGGTTGTCCTCGCTGCTTCTGCCCCTCAACCAACCGGACAAATTGTTGCCCATCCTTGGGAGCCATCACTATTTGAAGCTTATGAAAACGGCACCCTCTTTCATGAAAACTACTTCAAAGTGCTCTCAACTTCGTCAAACGCAAAGAACGGGATTAGTTCTTTTGATGTGAATCTGCCTCAAGTCCCAACTGAGAAAATTAAGAATTGGGTTGAAAATCAATTTGCTCCACTTTTGCTGGATGCAGGGCTGCAGGCGATGCTAGTCAAAGGGCGTGAAATGACGAACTTACCGAGCCTACCATTGTCCATTGAAAGCGGCTCATTTCTCGCTCCTCTCCGAAGTTCTAAATACAGAATCAAAATTGAGGATGAAAAACTGTCAGGGACCTCTCAACTGCTTGCCAACTTGGTTTTCTTGGATGAATCAAATAATTGTGTGCTTCGCTTCGAAGGAGTTGCAGTAACCTTCAGTAAAAAATTAAAACCTTTGTTTCAGAACAAATCCAAGGGATGA